One part of the Helicobacter cetorum MIT 99-5656 genome encodes these proteins:
- a CDS encoding IS1595-like element ISHce1 family transposase — MPNHTNELKIIKQLFNNLTKTDKKAFLKTIKDKEKSITKTPIQKEIKECPHCKSNQFVKNGKKDNKQRFMCKDCKKTFTLTNNTILFSTKTDIKVWKKFVRCMIEKYSLKKTAEICKISLPTAFAWRHKILDALQNIQNEVELNGVVEADETYFPLSFKGHHKNFKLPRLSKHRDTQALKRGLSKEQACVTSGVNLNGKSIAKVSDLGKPKIKDLIKVLSNKVSRDSIFVTDSFRAYLKLANNMELSHIRIPKKKHKLGSFNIQTINSYHSHLKDMIKHKIKGVATKYLDNYLVYHNFVNFAKESYKEVILFEYIQNNECVSLSLEISHRECLGLVG; from the coding sequence ATGCCTAATCATACAAATGAATTAAAGATTATCAAACAGCTCTTTAATAACTTAACAAAAACTGATAAAAAGGCTTTTTTAAAGACTATTAAAGATAAAGAAAAATCTATAACTAAAACACCTATTCAAAAAGAAATCAAAGAGTGTCCACATTGTAAGTCTAATCAATTTGTAAAAAATGGCAAAAAAGATAATAAACAAAGATTTATGTGTAAAGATTGCAAAAAGACTTTTACACTAACTAATAACACTATTCTTTTTAGCACCAAGACAGATATTAAGGTTTGGAAAAAATTCGTTCGTTGTATGATAGAAAAATATTCGCTTAAAAAGACAGCTGAAATTTGTAAGATTAGCTTACCTACCGCTTTTGCTTGGCGGCATAAAATACTAGATGCTTTACAGAATATACAAAACGAAGTAGAGCTAAATGGCGTAGTAGAGGCTGATGAGACCTACTTCCCCCTTTCTTTTAAAGGTCATCATAAAAATTTTAAGCTGCCACGCTTATCTAAACATAGAGACACACAAGCATTAAAGCGTGGATTATCTAAAGAGCAAGCTTGTGTAACAAGTGGAGTGAATTTAAATGGCAAATCTATTGCTAAAGTTTCTGATTTAGGTAAGCCTAAAATCAAAGACTTAATAAAAGTCTTAAGTAATAAAGTTTCTAGAGATAGTATTTTTGTAACCGATAGTTTTAGAGCTTATTTAAAACTAGCAAATAACATGGAGTTAAGCCATATTAGAATACCAAAGAAAAAACATAAACTAGGTTCTTTTAATATCCAAACTATCAATAGCTATCATAGTCATTTAAAGGATATGATTAAGCATAAAATTAAAGGTGTAGCGACTAAATACTTGGATAATTATCTTGTTTATCATAACTTTGTGAATTTTGCTAAAGAGAGCTATAAGGAAGTGATTTTGTTTGAGTATATACAAAATAATGAGTGTGTTAGTTTGAGTTTAGAGATTTCTCATAGAGAATGTTTGGGGTTAGTGGGATAA
- a CDS encoding DNA cytosine methyltransferase, with protein MLKVASVFSGIGAFEYALKRLEIEHEILFACDNGNIDLNIDYDLELQKIKSLSNIKEKRNYTDNLIKQHSKKQNFVKQSYLANYIIKEDFFFKILNYLMG; from the coding sequence ATGTTAAAAGTAGCGAGTGTATTTAGTGGGATTGGGGCGTTTGAATACGCTCTAAAGCGTTTAGAAATAGAACATGAAATTTTATTTGCTTGTGATAATGGCAATATTGATTTAAATATAGATTATGATTTAGAATTACAAAAGATTAAAAGCTTATCAAACATAAAAGAAAAAAGAAATTACACAGATAATCTCATCAAACAACATAGCAAAAAACAAAATTTTGTAAAGCAATCCTATTTAGCTAACTATATAATCAAAGAGGATTTTTTTTTCAAGATATTAAATTATTTGATGGGATAG
- a CDS encoding DNA cytosine methyltransferase yields MDILVGGSPCQSFSAIGRKLGLEDTRGTLFYDYIRVLNEIQPNVFIFENVYGMLRHDKGKTFEVVQNAFKSLGYFYKYEILDARNYGIPQGRRRLFLVGFKEQKNALKFAFPSPKQLTITMQDLLQDNIKEGNLLSKNAILDIKNSKGGELVDEKYFLSEKLLKYCLSPGSKNFYHADAKIDLPIARALLSTMGNHHRSSVNNYVTTNNRVRSLSVREAHRLMGFDDNYRIVVSKAQGYKQAGNSIVVDVLMALIKEIIKAIK; encoded by the coding sequence GTGGATATTTTAGTAGGTGGAAGTCCGTGTCAAAGTTTTTCTGCTATTGGTAGAAAACTAGGCTTAGAAGACACTAGAGGCACTTTATTTTATGATTATATTAGAGTGTTAAATGAAATTCAGCCTAATGTTTTTATTTTTGAAAACGTTTATGGAATGCTTAGACACGATAAGGGAAAAACCTTTGAAGTGGTGCAAAATGCCTTTAAAAGTTTAGGCTACTTCTACAAATATGAGATTTTAGATGCGAGAAATTATGGTATTCCTCAAGGGCGTAGGCGTTTGTTCTTGGTAGGCTTCAAAGAACAAAAAAACGCACTTAAATTTGCATTCCCTAGTCCTAAACAACTCACTATCACTATGCAAGACTTATTGCAAGACAATATTAAAGAGGGCAATTTGTTAAGCAAAAACGCTATTTTAGATATTAAAAATTCTAAGGGAGGGGAATTAGTAGATGAAAAATACTTTCTAAGCGAAAAACTTCTTAAATACTGCCTAAGCCCTGGCTCAAAAAATTTCTACCACGCCGATGCTAAAATTGACTTGCCTATTGCACGAGCCTTGCTTTCTACTATGGGAAACCATCATCGCTCAAGCGTGAATAATTATGTTACCACTAATAATAGGGTGCGTTCTTTAAGTGTGAGAGAAGCCCATAGACTTATGGGCTTTGATGATAATTATCGCATTGTAGTCTCTAAAGCCCAAGGCTATAAACAAGCGGGCAATTCTATTGTGGTAGATGTCTTAATGGCATTGATTAAAGAAATTATTAAGGCAATTAAATGA